A portion of the Drosophila innubila isolate TH190305 chromosome 3L unlocalized genomic scaffold, UK_Dinn_1.0 0_D_3L, whole genome shotgun sequence genome contains these proteins:
- the LOC117788835 gene encoding uncharacterized protein LOC117788835, producing MQSILLLLVICLGASCQAIRVDWGTNTGPIVPPPPRTTPTPPRQPYREPAPVWEDQSDDIPNPKPYVYVLPPPSRPRTWIIPAGPYAPANYNNLPPKRNYGDLLTPYSTPGAGAGAGTGTVSVPALAAQYVPGVGIKYTAIVPNKLQGKYNAKTKKYKAYEKAKYAPWNYLQLLPAEEKPLDWQAPLKEQQKQEAEADAETEMEEYNELPQQSVSSSTTVAPSSSPTAAAVASEITTTLATSTTTTSTTQKPTITTTTDITTVKLAHEKSAYLKKHNKLKKLIEMMQAQNNSSLTSS from the exons CAATCAATTCTCCTGCTGCTAGTCATCTGCCTCGGTGCGAGCTGCCAAGCGATACGCGTCGACTGGGGCACAAACACTGGACCGATTGTGCCACCGCCGCCACGTACCACGCCCACACCGCCACGTCAGCCATATCGCGAACCGGCGCCAGTTTGGGAGGATCAAAGTGATGATATACCCAACCCGAAGCCATATGT CTATGTGCTGCCGCCTCCGTCACGTCCACGCACTTGGATCATACCCGCCGGACCCTATGCGCCGGCCAACTACAACAATCTGCCGCCCAAGCGCAACTATGGCGATCTTTTGACTCCGTACAGCACACcaggagctggagctggagcggGAACGGGAACTGTGAGTGTGCCCGCCTTGGCAGCACAATATGTGCCCGGAGTGGGCATCAAGTACACTGCAATTGTGCCTAATAAGCTGCAGGGCAAATACAATGCAAAGACCAAGAAATACAAGGCCTACGAGAAGGCCAAATATGCGCCATGGAACTAT ttgcagctgctgccagcGGAGGAGAAGCCGCTGGATTGGCAAGCGCCGTTGAaggagcagcagaagcaggagGCGGAGGCTGACGCTGAGACAGAGATGGAGGAGTACAACGAATTGCCACAACAGTCAGTCAGCTCCTCCACAACTGTAGCGCCCAGCAGCAGCCCAACTGCCGCGGCAGTTGCTtcagaaataacaacaacgttaGCAACAAGCACAACTACAACATCCACAACACAAAAgccaacaattacaacaacaacagacataACAACTGTTAAGCTGGCACATGAGAAGAGCGCCTATCTGAAGAAGCACAACAAGCTGAAGAAGCTGATCGAAATGATGCAGGCTCAAAACAACTCATCTTTGACCTCAAGTTGA